The following proteins are co-located in the Streptomyces sp. NBC_01198 genome:
- a CDS encoding thiomuracin/GE37468 family thiazolyl RiPP peptide — MDEELAFDLDGLAADVFSITGEDVEVESLTGAHAMTETAASCSCWSGNGSCVSL, encoded by the coding sequence ATGGATGAAGAACTCGCATTCGACCTCGACGGCCTGGCCGCCGACGTCTTCAGCATCACCGGGGAGGACGTCGAGGTGGAGTCGCTCACCGGCGCCCACGCGATGACCGAGACGGCCGCGTCCTGTTCGTGCTGGTCGGGCAACGGAAGCTGCGTGTCCCTGTAA
- a CDS encoding TOMM precursor leader peptide-binding protein, giving the protein MPEAGATAGPWRLAGSGVLHDAVERLLPPGGGQGGAVVAVSDGWDPALITASARAAAADGMPFLGVRVEFGQVLVGPTVLPGRAGCTGCLDARRAAADPAGAADRAALLAARGDRPAPPSTWLTAFAVPAVAGVVAAELRALAQGRTPRTVGAVLVVELDRLTTGVHPFLPDPSCATCAPAGDPAGARRAAAVGLTARPKPDPSVLRATDLVSRAAELERVYVDGTAGLVRAVRERDACGLPVAYAYTGLPGVGRPEPGIGRGADRRSARAAALLEAVERRAGTVPSGRWPVERAAYADVRGHAVDPRTLGLPGGAGEAAQLDPREERAWVWGFSFGRGEPVLVPAEHAYFGPLPGAAGRSRVHETSNGCALGGCYEEAVLHGLLEVAERDAFLLTWYARMPVPRVAIGSARSSRVRLLADRVDHAHGYEVLAFDTSLEHGVPSVALLAVDRSTDPLRPAVMCAAAAHPDPEHACWSALTELALLVAHLPVRYPAERARAAAMAADSDLVTAMTDHELLYGHRDTLPRWDFLLDRGSAGQRTFEDSFTGRPAPAADLRDDLTGLLDRYRRAGLDVVAVDQTGPEQRAAGLSSVRVIVPGTLPMTFGHRNRRLTGLPRLRTVPMLLGHRGDPLPEDEISPYPHPFP; this is encoded by the coding sequence ATGCCTGAGGCGGGTGCCACAGCCGGGCCGTGGCGGCTGGCCGGCAGCGGCGTGCTGCACGACGCGGTCGAGCGCCTGCTGCCGCCGGGCGGCGGGCAGGGCGGGGCGGTGGTGGCCGTCAGCGACGGCTGGGATCCGGCGCTGATCACGGCGAGCGCGCGCGCCGCGGCGGCGGACGGCATGCCCTTCCTCGGGGTGCGGGTGGAGTTCGGCCAGGTCCTCGTCGGCCCGACCGTGCTGCCGGGGCGCGCGGGGTGCACCGGCTGCCTGGACGCCAGGCGGGCCGCGGCCGACCCGGCGGGCGCGGCCGACCGGGCCGCGCTGCTCGCGGCGCGCGGCGACCGGCCCGCACCGCCGTCCACCTGGCTGACGGCCTTCGCGGTGCCCGCGGTGGCCGGCGTGGTGGCCGCCGAACTTCGTGCCCTGGCCCAAGGCCGGACTCCGCGTACTGTCGGCGCGGTCCTGGTGGTGGAGTTGGACCGGCTGACGACCGGCGTCCACCCCTTCCTGCCGGACCCGTCGTGCGCCACCTGCGCACCGGCGGGCGACCCGGCCGGCGCCCGGCGGGCCGCCGCGGTCGGGCTCACCGCCCGGCCCAAGCCGGACCCTTCGGTGCTGCGGGCCACCGATCTGGTCTCCCGGGCGGCGGAGTTGGAGCGCGTGTACGTCGACGGCACGGCCGGTCTCGTGCGCGCGGTACGCGAACGGGACGCCTGCGGCCTGCCGGTGGCGTACGCGTACACCGGGCTGCCCGGGGTGGGACGCCCCGAGCCGGGTATCGGGCGCGGCGCGGACCGGCGCTCCGCCCGGGCCGCCGCGCTGCTGGAGGCGGTCGAACGCCGGGCGGGGACCGTGCCGTCGGGGCGGTGGCCGGTCGAGCGGGCGGCGTACGCCGACGTGCGCGGGCACGCCGTCGATCCGCGGACCCTCGGCCTGCCCGGCGGCGCCGGCGAGGCGGCACAGCTCGACCCCCGCGAGGAGAGGGCCTGGGTGTGGGGGTTCTCCTTCGGCCGGGGCGAGCCGGTCCTGGTCCCCGCGGAGCACGCCTACTTCGGCCCGCTGCCCGGCGCCGCCGGCCGGTCGCGCGTCCACGAGACCTCCAACGGCTGCGCGCTGGGCGGCTGTTACGAGGAAGCCGTGCTCCACGGCCTGCTGGAGGTCGCCGAGCGTGACGCGTTCCTGCTCACCTGGTACGCCCGGATGCCGGTGCCGCGCGTCGCGATCGGGTCGGCGAGGTCCAGCCGGGTCCGGCTGCTCGCCGACCGCGTCGACCACGCCCACGGTTACGAGGTGCTGGCCTTCGACACCTCCCTGGAGCACGGCGTCCCCTCGGTCGCGCTGCTCGCCGTCGACCGCTCCACCGACCCGCTGCGCCCCGCCGTGATGTGCGCCGCGGCGGCCCATCCCGACCCGGAGCACGCCTGCTGGTCGGCGCTGACCGAACTCGCCCTGCTGGTGGCGCACCTGCCCGTGCGGTACCCGGCGGAGCGGGCCAGGGCCGCCGCCATGGCGGCCGACAGCGACCTGGTGACCGCGATGACCGACCACGAACTGCTCTACGGCCATCGCGACACCCTGCCCCGCTGGGACTTCCTGCTCGACCGCGGCAGCGCCGGGCAGCGCACCTTCGAGGACTCCTTCACCGGGCGTCCGGCGCCCGCTGCCGACCTGCGCGACGACCTGACCGGGCTGCTTGACCGCTACCGCCGGGCCGGTCTAGACGTGGTCGCGGTGGACCAGACCGGCCCGGAACAGCGCGCGGCCGGCCTGTCCTCGGTCCGGGTGATCGTGCCGGGCACGCTCCCGATGACCTTCGGCCACCGCAACCGCCGGCTCACCGGGCTGCCCCGGCTGCGGACCGTGCCGATGCTGCTCGGGCACCGCGGTGACCCGCTGCCCGAGGACGAGATCAGCCCCTACCCGCACCCGTTCCCGTAG